The genomic stretch ACTCAATACAGTTGGGCTACACCTAGTCTCAACAATCACCAAAACAGACGGTTTATAATTCTCCATATATTGTTTGCAAAAACGGTGAAAAGATCTGCCTGCAGCTCCTCTACAGTTCCACACCATAACTTTTAAATTTGTACACATCATAAAAACCATAATAAAGGTTAGAGCTATCCATTAATATTACACCCGAGTCTCTTCGTCTTCCTCAAGACAAACTCCTCCTTTGTCACTTTCGTGTTCCACTTCATCAATCCACTCCAGAACATGGACAGTGCTGGGATCTAGAAAAAGTTCCATGCTCTTTGTTTTTACAATTCCATCAGGCGGTCTGCTAGGTTCATACGTAACATTATGATTTGCATGGTACTCTTCCATTATGCTTGTGCCATCTGTCCCCAAAATATCCTCATTGTCCCCCACATCTAGTGTTAACTCCTTACTATTTAATTTAAACGTGTCATAATTGATTGCCATACTCTTGTCACCTGCATTAAAATTGGTGAAGATTCCTTCTATACCCTTGTTAATTCCACTGACTTTCTCCTTCACTTGAATACCTCCACGTGTAGCCAAAAAAGTAATTTTGTTTTTTCCTTCATTAATGTGATGTTTCCTACCACCTTTCCCTGTGGGTCCCATGCGTTTCTTATCATTAAAAAACCCCCAGCATATTCGTATCATTACTAATACCTAGGGTATTTAATGATTTGACAATGTCTCCATCTCTAACATTCTCTGTCCCACTACTTGAATTCCCCACACAATCTGCGCCAGCTGTCCCTTTGACTATATTTTTTAATGCATCATTATTACCAGTTATGAGCTTAACAGAATTGGTAATAATTTCTGCATTCACCTCTAATGATTGCTCCAAATCTCCTTCCTTCAGTGCCACATCAACTCCATTCATTTCCAAATCAGAACTTTCCAAAGCTAGGAATCTGGATCCACCGATCTTGCCTCTCTCATTGACTCTCCCCGGAGCACTGTTCTTCCGGCCCTTTACCACTTTCTTCCCTCTTCGGTTCTTTTGAACTATCTTCCAAGGCCCATCTGGTTCACCATTCTGCAACTGCCTGTTTCCATTGCTGCTACTATCATTAGAGATAATATTATTACCATTGCTACCTCCTACACTACCAACCTCCCTCTCCTTCTCCTTGTAATAGCACCCTTCCTTATTATGTCCATACCTGCCACATGACATACATAATAGATGGAGCCCTTCATATTCCACCTTATAACTTCTTTTTCCAATATTAAACATCACAAGCAATGGCTTTGATAGATTGACTGCCACACAGATGCGCGCATATTTGCCTCGTTCTTGTTTAGTAGTAGTTTTGTCAACTTTTATAGTACGCCCAATACGTTTGCCAAACACCGTCAAAGCCCTCGAATCATAGTACTCGATGGGAAATCCTGATATCCTCACCCACACCGCCACTTCATCTATAGTGTCACTATCTGGTTGGAAATTAGGACGCCAATCCTTAACCGTGAGATAATGATCATAGATAAACCATGGTCCGTTCGTCATTGCCGCCGTCTTGTCATCTTCATGTGAAAAAGCCACCAAGTAATAATCATTACTTAGATCTATAATGTTGATGACGCCTTTACGAACCCGCATCTGATTCAGTCTATTCTCTAATGCTTTGTAACCTATCCTCCTCCCTAATAATTTGACAATGACACCCCGACGCCACGGCCTCCGAATCCTCTGTTCTTCCTCCGCAAAAAAGATAAAAGTTGGACACTCAT from Vicia villosa cultivar HV-30 ecotype Madison, WI linkage group LG4, Vvil1.0, whole genome shotgun sequence encodes the following:
- the LOC131597407 gene encoding uncharacterized protein LOC131597407 — its product is MTTNSSLSFTHPPASLGKSTAELDLHERSTKKVKDGDQDTAGGTWSVPEGKRISFRDIITGRMDDDMEDDQVEDSNKETVEEGLGDIRVEEMIIGGYECPTFIFFAEEEQRIRRPWRRGVIVKLLGRRIGYKALENRLNQMRVRKGVINIIDLSNDYYLVAFSHEDDKTAAMTNGPWFIYDHYLTVKDWRPNFQPDSDTIDEVAVWVRISGFPIEYYDSRALTVFGKRIGRTIKVDKTTTKQERGKYARICVAVNLSKPLLVMFNIGKRSYKVEYEGLHLLCMSCGRYGHNKEGCYYKEKEREVGSVGGSNGNNIISNDSSSNGNRQLQNGEPDGPWKIVQKNRRGKKVVKGRKNSAPGRVNERGKIGGSRFLALESSDLEMNGVDVALKEGDLEQSLEVNAEIITNSVKLITGNNDALKNIVKGTAGADCVGNSSSGTENVRDGDIVKSLNTLGISNDTNMLGVF